CCCTGCCCCTTGATGTCGTGCGGCATGCCGACGACGGCGGCCTCGGCGACGTGCGGGTGGAGCACAAGTGCGCTTTCGACCTCGGCCGTGCCCATGCGGTGGCCGCTGACGTTGATCACGTCATCGACCCGGCCGGTGATCCACCAATAGCCATCCGCATCGCGCCGCGCGCCGTCGCCCGTCGTGTATTTGCCGGGATAGGTGGTGAAATAAGTCTGGAAGAAACGGTCGCGATCGCCCCACAGTCCACGCATCTGCCCCGGCCAGCTCCGCGCGATGACGAGATTGCCCTCGGCCGGGCCGTTCAGCACCTTGCCCTCGGCATCGACGAGTTGCGGATCGACGCCGGGCATCGGCTTGGTCGCCGAACCGGGTTTCAGCGCGGTCGCGCCGGGCATTGGCGAAATCATCGCGCCGCCGGTCTCGGTCTGCCACCAGGTGTCGATGATCGGGCAACGGCCCTCCCCCACCACATCGTGATACCAGCGCCATGCCTCGGGGTTGATCGGCTCGCCGACGGTACCGAGCAGCTTGAGCGAGCTGCGGTCGGTCTTCGCCACGAACTCGTCGCCATCCTTCATCAGCGCGCGAAGCGCGGTGGGCGCGGTGAAGATCGTATGGACCTTGTGCCGGTCGACCACTTGCCAGATGCGGCTGGCATCGGGCCAATTGGGCAGCCCTTCGTACATCAGCGTCGTCGCGCCATTCGCGAGCGGCCCGTAGAGAATATAGGTGTGCCCCGTCACCCAGCCGATGTCGGCGGCGCACCACCACACGTTGCCGGGGCGATAATCGAAGGCGAGTTCGTGCGTCAGGCTCGCCCACAGCAGATAGCCGCCGCTGGTGTGCAGCACGCCCTTGGGCTTGCCCGTGCTGCCCGAGGTGTAGAGGATGAACAGCGGGTCCTCCGCCCCCATCGGTTCGGGCGCGCAGGTGGCGGCAACGCCTGCTGCCGCCGCGTGATACCAGATGTCGCGACCGTCCTGCATCGTAATCGCGCCGCCCGTCGATTTGACGACGATAACGGTCTTGAGGCCAGGGGCGTGCGCGGCGGCACCATCGACATTGGCCTTGAGCGGCACGCGCTTGCCACCACGACGGCCTTCATCGGCGGTAACCACCACGCGCGATCCGCAATCCTCGATGCGTCCCGCCAGCGCTTCAGGCGAGAAGCCGCCGAACACGACCGAATGGATCGCCCCGATCCGCGCGCACGCCAGCACGGCGAACGCCGCCTCCGGAATCATCGGCAGATAGATGGTGACGCGGTCGCCCTTGGCGACGCCCTGCGCCTTCAGCACATTGGCGAAGGTGCAGACCTCGGCATGGAGTTCGCGGTAGGTGAAGCGGCGCGGGTCTGCGGCGGGATCATCGGGCTCCCAGATCAAGGCGATCTCGTCGCCGCGCTTCGCCAGATGCCGGTCGAGGCAATTGGCCGAGACGTTCAATTTGCCGTCGGCGAACCAGTTGATGTGGAAATCGGCCTTGTCGAACGACCAGTCGCCCGCAATCTCCGGCCGCTTGATCCAATCGAGCCGCCGCGCCTGTTCGAGCCAGAAGCTGCCCGGATCGGCGAGCGAGCGACCATAGAGCGTTTCATACCCCGCCGCATCGTAACGCGCCCGCGCGGCCCATTCGGGCGGCACGGGATAGAGGTCCTGGTCGGCCATGCTGCACACTCCTCGGCGCGCCTTGTGCCGGGCGGACGCTCCCGAATGCAAGCATCACTTGGCGCAACTTTAGTTTCATTGTAAAACCGATCCGGCGCGGTGGGGAGTGTTGCGATGACGGGTACGGTTCTGGTCACGGGCGGCAGCGGCTACATCGCCGGTTTCCTGATCCGGCAACTGATCGCGGAGGGGTGGCGCGTCCACACCACGATCCGATCGCTGGCGCGCGAGGCGGAGGTGCGCCGCGTGCTGGCGGTCGACGATACGCGGCTCAGCTTCTTCGCGGCGGATCTGCTGAACGATGCCGGCTGGGCCGATGCGGTGGCGGGCTGCAGCCATGTCGCGCATGTCGCCTCGCCGCTTCCGGCCGGGGCGGTGCGCCACGAAGACGATCTGATCGTGCCCGCGCGCGAAGGCGCTTTGCGCGCACTACGCTTTGCCAAGGCGGCAGGGGTCGAGCGTTTCGTCATGACCTCGTCGGTCGCGGCGATCGCCTATGGCCACAATAAGAAAAGCGCGACCTTTACCGAGGCCGACTGGACCGACATCCACGGCCCACAGGTCCATGCCTATGCCAAATCGAAGACGCTGGCAGAACGCGCCGCGCGCGACTGGGTGGCGGCCGAGGGCGGCCATATGGTGTATTGCACGATCAATCCCGCCGCGGTGTTGGGGCCGGTGCTCGGGCCGGATTTCTCGGCCTCGATCGAAGTGGTCAAGCGGCTGATCAGCGGGTCGCTGCCCGGCCTGCCCGATTTCGGGTTCGGCGTGGTCGACGTGCGCGACGTCGCCGATCTTCACGTTCGGGCATTGAACGCAGAGGACATGGCGGGGGAACGCTTCATCGCGTGCGGCCCGTTCCTGATGATGGCCGATGTTGCCGCCGTGCTGCGCGACCGCCTCGGCGCGGAGGCGCGGAAAGTGCCGACGCGCAAACTGCCCGATCTGCTGCTCCGGGCGGTCGCGCTGTTCGATCCGGCGGTGCGGATGGTGACGGGCGAGCTCGGCAAGCGGCGCATCACCCCTGCCGATCATGCGCGCGAACGGCTTGGCTGGGTGCCGCGGCCTGCCGCCGAAACGATCGTCGATACCGCCCGCAGCCTGATCGATCGGGGGATCGTAACGCTCTGAGGCTTGCCCACGGCCACGGCTTTTGCCAAGCACGCGCCCATAGGAGAGAGCCAATGTCCTCGACCATCGCCGAATTGGAACGCAAGCGCGCGGCCGCGCGCATTGGCGGAGGTGAGAAGCGCATCGCCGCGCAGCACGCCAAGGGCAAATTGACCGCGCGCGAGCGGCTCGACGTGCTGCTCGACGAGGGATCGTTCGAGGAACTCGACATGTATGTCGAGCACAATTGCGTCGATTTCGGGATGCAGGACCAGATCATCCCCGGCGACGGCGTGGTCACGGGATCGGGCACGATCAACGGGCGGCTGGTGTTCGTCTTCAGCCAGGATTTCACCGTGTTCGGCGGCTCGCTGTCGGAACGCCACGCACAGAAGATCTGCAAGATCATGGACATGGCGTTGAAGGTCGGCGCGCCGGTGATCGGCCTCAACGATTCGGGCGGTGCCCGCATTCAGGAGGGCGTCGCCAGCCTGGGCGGCTATGCCGAAGTGTTTCAGCGGAACGTATTGGCCAGTGGCGTGGTGCCGCAGATCAGCTTGATCATGGGGCCGTGCGCCGGCGGTGCAGTCTATTCGCCGGCGATGACGGATTTCATTTTCATGGTGAAAGACTCGTCGTATATGTTCGTCACTGGCCCGGATGTAGTGAAGACCGTTACCAACGAGATCGTCACGCAGGAGGAACTGGGCGGTGCGGTGACGCACACCACGAAGTCGGGGGTCGCTGACGTGGCCTTCGAAGATGATATCGAGGCGCTGCTCGCGGCCCGCGACTTCGTGGACTTTCTCCCCGCCAGCAACCGCGAAGCCGCGCCCGAGCGGCCATCGTCCGACCCGTGGGACCGGATCGAGGAATCGCTCGACACGCTGGTCCCGGCAAGCGCCAACCAGCCGTATGGGCACCGTCAAGTTAAGCCCTGTGGCTTTGCGGTGCCGGATCGGAGGGCTATTGCGGATGTATGACCACATCACGAGACCCGATTTACGCGGGTTACCGCTATCCTCCCGAGATCATCTGCTACGCGGTCTGGCTGTATTTCCGGTACCCACTGAGCCTGCGGATGGTCGAGGAACTGTTGGCTGCGCGCGGTATCGAGGTCAGCTATGAGACGGTTCGGCAATGGGGGCTGAAGTTCGGTGAGGTCTTTGCCCGCCGCATCCGGCAGCGAGCGCCGCAACGCGGCGACAAATGGCATCTCGACGAAGTCGTGATCACCATCGCCGGGCACAAACACTGGCTGTGGCGCGCGGTTGACCAGCAGGGCTTTGTTCTGGACGTCCTTGTCCAGAGCCGGCGCAACACCAAGGCTGCCCGCCGTCTGCTACGCAAACTGCTGAAGAAACAGGGTCGGGCTCCCCGGGTGATGATCACCGACAAGCTCAGAAGCTACGGCGCCGCCAAACGAACCATCATGCCCGGCGTCGAGCACCGCCAGCACAAGGGCCTCAACAACCGGGCCGAGAATTCCCACCAGCCAACAAGGCGACGAGAGCGCATCATGAAGGGCTTCAAGTCGCCGCGCCACGTCCAGCGCTTCCTGTCCACCCACGATCAAATTGCCCACGTCTTTTCCCGCCCGCCTCTTGCCAGCGCCGCCACCGTCCGTTCTGCCCGCACCCAGGCGTTCACGCACTGGGCTGAGGTGACCGGCGTCGCAATGGCCGCATGATTGCGCCCAATTCCAGCATCGCGTCTTTCCTCGCGCCCGACCGCAGCAAGTTGACGGTGCCACCCCACCGCATAAGGGCATAACCCGCTCACTTTGCATGATAGATTTGCTGTTGAGGGGGCCCGACCGACGCCGATCGGGACCCGCTCAAAAAACGGGTTTTCGCTTGGCCATCAATCATTTGTGTGGGGAAAAGGCGGGGTCCGTTTCGACGCCGATCTACATTTCCTTGTTTAGATTGGTCGAGGCGGCCCGTTCAAAGGCGGGAGCTGGCCACATAATTTCTGAGAATTCGATGATTATTAGAGACGATGGGGGCTGCGACCGCCCACCCTGGTCAGCCGTCGAGCCACCGCTCGAATGCTTCCGAAACAGCCGCGGCAGTGCCGTTGCCTTCAGCAAGCCAAAGCCGCCAGGTCGTTATCGCACGCGCCTCCACGTCCACACTAAGCAGCTTGCGGTTACCGAACGCCCACGCCGTTTCAATCTCAGCGATCGTCATGGCATTGGCTGGAATTCCGCGTCGGCCAGCGATCTCTGCCAGTGGTGGCGCACCGGCACCGCCATGCGGCACGGCGAGATCGATGCTCGGGGCCGTAACCAGCCGCGACAGACGATCGATAAACGCTCGACCGATTTCGGGATCGCCGCTGAGCCCAGCGTCGAGCAACGGGGGCACGATGCGGTCGGCAAGCTGCCAGCCGATGACGATACCGGTCGCCTGCATCGCGCCGCAGCCCCATGCAAGCAACCCATCCTCGCTGTCGCCGGCGGCGAGGGCATGGCTGTCGAGCCTGAACCGGAAGCTGCCGTCGGCACCGCGCTGAGCGATCAGCAAGCCGATCCCTGCAAGGTGGGTCGTGGCGGGCAACGTGCCCTGAGTGCTGGCTGGCGCATCGACGTACGACACGGCGATCGATACGAAACGCGAAGTGATATTCATGACTTTGTCTTTCAAATGCACGCGTCGTCACACCACCGGTCGAGACCGGCAGCGCGAGGGACGCGGGAGGTGGTGGAAGCTGTCGGCGATCAGCCGACGGATCGGATCAGATGGGTCGTGCGCCGGAGAAGGCGCGCTCGTCGGCCGCGCGGGTGACTCTGCGCTCGGCATCGCGACTTGCCGCCTCGACCCGATGGAACAGCGCTCGCGGGCGCGCCCACATCGTCGGCGGACAGGTCGCGAACGCGGCGAGGTGCGCGAGTTCCGGTGTGGTTTCGAGGAACCGCGCGAGATCGGCGAGTGGCTCGGCGATCTTGCGCTCGTCGACCGCGCGCGCTGCGGCCCAGTGGAGCCACAGGATGTATGTCGCGACGACGTCCTCGCGGACATAAGCGGAGATCGCCTCGATATCGCCATCGCGCCACAGCGTTCCTACGTCTGCCCCGTGGACCGACGTCTTCACCGGGATCGCCAGCGCGGCGCACAGCTCTGAAAGTCCGACCTTGCGCGTGCCGCCATAGCCACCGAACTGGTCGGCGAGATCGCAGTGATGTGGCCCGTACCGATGAGCATGGGTATGATGCGCAAGCCCTTCGAGTCCGAACTGCGCTGCCGCCATCGCCTGGACCTGAAGGACGGGTAGATCGAACCCGCGTCCATTATACGATATGCTGGTCACGCCGGTTGGCAGCAGGCGATCGACCTCGTTATAGAATTTTGTTTCCTCGCCTGGCAGGCAGATCAGCGTCTGGAAATCGAAGCTGTAGCCACTGGTGCTCCAGTCGGCTTGAAGGAACGCGGCAGCAACCGGACGGTGGCGCGGCCAAGGCGGAAAACTTCCATCTGCCATTTCTTCATCGACGATGGTTTCGATATCGAACGCGACGACATGCTCGGTCGCATGGCTATCGCTGGGTCTGCTAAATTGCTGATGTCGCATTTGCTTTTACCTTTCTCGGTTGCGACCGAGAAGGTTCGAGGCGTGCCGCGTATGCGGCTTTTCCTCATCCCCTTCCCGATCACTTCAGCTGTCCATTCATCGCCGTTGGCGCCGCCAGCGCCGCAATCCCGCCTTGCCGTGGCGGCTTTTCCGAAGCCCGGCGCAGACTGGTTTGTCCGCGTCGCAATCGAACTGTGCCGCTTGACCGGGCGCGATGTCGCGCTTCCCACCGGCCGATCGCTGCGAACGTCAGGATCGAGGTCGTAGAATGACATGGACTGTTCCTTGAGATGCGAACGCCCGCCGTCCCTGGGGACGACGAGCGTTGACGTTGTCAGCTGGCGATCAGGATCAGGCGGCGAGCGCGGTCTGCATGCCAGTGAAACGGAACCAGTCGTCTTCTGCGGTGCGCATCTGATCGGCGTTGGCGAGCCATTGCCACTGACGCGATCCGACCCGGCCGTTCTGGCGCCAGAACCTGGCCGAGGCGAGCAGATGGACATGCGGGGTGCCCGGCAGGGTGCCATCGGCACTGTCGCGCCAATGGATCGCCCAGTCGACGATCATGCCTTTGTCGACCAGATGGCGGTAAGCATAGTTTTCGACCAGCCAGACCCAGCGCGCCGGATCGGCGTCCCGCGGCAGGTCGGCGACGATGTGCGTCGCAGAAATGCCGCGGGGGCCTTCGAGGGCCGCTGCATCATCGGCCTCGCGCCACAGCGTGTCGCCGAGGCGCAGGCGGGGCGGCAACTTTTGGGGATGACAGCGCCCGGTGGCGACAAGATCGCCGCGAAGGGTATAACCGTCCGGCACCGGCCCGAACCGGTCACTACCGCTGACCCGATTGATGTAGAGCCAGGACGCAGTGGCGGTGTAGTGCGTCGAGTAAGGTCCTTCGGTAGACCGGCTCTCGCGCCCGGCGGCGCAGACTGGCCTGGCGTTGAAGGGCGGGCGCGGACGCAGGAGATCGCGTCCCGCTTCGCTGGTACGAGGCACTGAGGTGTTATCGAACATGGATGTTTCCTTTAGGCTGTGATCGTGCGTCGCTGCTGCGACGCACGGAGCCGTCAGCGACGGATCAATGCTTTCTGCATTTTCCCATCACCTTTCGGCTCACTTCAGCCGTTTCTGTCCTCTCATGCCTTGGAACGCGCGGCGTTTGTGCGCGCTTTTCCATCGACCAAACACAAAAAAGCCCCTCGAGAGG
Above is a genomic segment from Sphingomonas sp. HMP6 containing:
- a CDS encoding SDR family oxidoreductase, translating into MTGTVLVTGGSGYIAGFLIRQLIAEGWRVHTTIRSLAREAEVRRVLAVDDTRLSFFAADLLNDAGWADAVAGCSHVAHVASPLPAGAVRHEDDLIVPAREGALRALRFAKAAGVERFVMTSSVAAIAYGHNKKSATFTEADWTDIHGPQVHAYAKSKTLAERAARDWVAAEGGHMVYCTINPAAVLGPVLGPDFSASIEVVKRLISGSLPGLPDFGFGVVDVRDVADLHVRALNAEDMAGERFIACGPFLMMADVAAVLRDRLGAEARKVPTRKLPDLLLRAVALFDPAVRMVTGELGKRRITPADHARERLGWVPRPAAETIVDTARSLIDRGIVTL
- the acs gene encoding acetate--CoA ligase, producing MADQDLYPVPPEWAARARYDAAGYETLYGRSLADPGSFWLEQARRLDWIKRPEIAGDWSFDKADFHINWFADGKLNVSANCLDRHLAKRGDEIALIWEPDDPAADPRRFTYRELHAEVCTFANVLKAQGVAKGDRVTIYLPMIPEAAFAVLACARIGAIHSVVFGGFSPEALAGRIEDCGSRVVVTADEGRRGGKRVPLKANVDGAAAHAPGLKTVIVVKSTGGAITMQDGRDIWYHAAAAGVAATCAPEPMGAEDPLFILYTSGSTGKPKGVLHTSGGYLLWASLTHELAFDYRPGNVWWCAADIGWVTGHTYILYGPLANGATTLMYEGLPNWPDASRIWQVVDRHKVHTIFTAPTALRALMKDGDEFVAKTDRSSLKLLGTVGEPINPEAWRWYHDVVGEGRCPIIDTWWQTETGGAMISPMPGATALKPGSATKPMPGVDPQLVDAEGKVLNGPAEGNLVIARSWPGQMRGLWGDRDRFFQTYFTTYPGKYTTGDGARRDADGYWWITGRVDDVINVSGHRMGTAEVESALVLHPHVAEAAVVGMPHDIKGQGIYAYVTLNAGVDPHPDLHRELIVWVRKEIGPIAAPDKLQFAPGLPKTRSGKIMRRILRKIAEGDVSSLGDTSTLADPAVVDDLVANRVA
- a CDS encoding IS6 family transposase codes for the protein MTTSRDPIYAGYRYPPEIICYAVWLYFRYPLSLRMVEELLAARGIEVSYETVRQWGLKFGEVFARRIRQRAPQRGDKWHLDEVVITIAGHKHWLWRAVDQQGFVLDVLVQSRRNTKAARRLLRKLLKKQGRAPRVMITDKLRSYGAAKRTIMPGVEHRQHKGLNNRAENSHQPTRRRERIMKGFKSPRHVQRFLSTHDQIAHVFSRPPLASAATVRSARTQAFTHWAEVTGVAMAA
- a CDS encoding MobA/MobL family protein, with amino-acid sequence MFDNTSVPRTSEAGRDLLRPRPPFNARPVCAAGRESRSTEGPYSTHYTATASWLYINRVSGSDRFGPVPDGYTLRGDLVATGRCHPQKLPPRLRLGDTLWREADDAAALEGPRGISATHIVADLPRDADPARWVWLVENYAYRHLVDKGMIVDWAIHWRDSADGTLPGTPHVHLLASARFWRQNGRVGSRQWQWLANADQMRTAEDDWFRFTGMQTALAA